In Amaranthus tricolor cultivar Red isolate AtriRed21 chromosome 3, ASM2621246v1, whole genome shotgun sequence, a single window of DNA contains:
- the LOC130808529 gene encoding uncharacterized protein LOC130808529 — translation MARPFPSLSTQNLHNSLPLSVGIFLSIFALVALCAKGSSKSRTKSPTSKFDNDLYAQEGPKNNIASPMHYKTPPRSPLATPKKLLANITNIKSHIVQTQNDRSNNFKLEHGNHNLVVNEEKDGFGEGGLWQKNILMGEKCQPLEFSGVIYYDNYGNKVSQIPRSPRASAVSLQGSML, via the coding sequence ATGGCTCGTCCATTTCCCTCTCTTTCTACACAAAACCTCCATAATTCCCTACCTTTATCCGTGGGTATTTTCTTATCGATTTTCGCCCTCGTAGCGCTTTGTGCAAAAGGTAGTTCAAAATCTCGTACAAAATCTCCGACGAGTAAGTTCGATAACGACCTTTATGCGCAAGAAGGCCCTAAAAACAACATTGCTTCACCAATGCATTACAAGACGCCGCCTAGATCGCCATTGGCAACTCCTAAGAAATTGTTGGCAAATATTACCAATATAAAATCTCATATAGTGCAAACTCAAAATGACAGAagcaataattttaaattagaacATGGAAACCATAATTTGGTTGTTAATGAAGAAAAAGATGGGTTTGGTGAAGGTGGATTATGGCAGAAAAATATTCTTATGGGAGAAAAATGTCAACCTCTAGAATTTTCTGGAGTTatttattatgataattatGGAAATAAAGTTTCTCAAATTCCAAGATCTCCAAGAGCTAGTGCAGTTAGTTTACAAGGGAGTATGTTGTAA